The genomic segment TGGTGGAGGTTTTCATGCCTACGAGGGTGGTGGGAGCCATTTGTCCGCCTGTCATACCGTAGATGGCGTTGTTGATGAAAATAATGGTTATATTTTCGCCACGGTTCAGTGCGTGGATGGTTTCGGCGGTACCGATACATGCCAAGTCACCGTCTCCCTGATAGCTGAACACCAGACGGTCCGGCCAAAGGCGCTTGATGGCGGTGGCAAGGGCGGGAGCGCGTCCATGGGCGGCTTCCTGCCAATCAATGTCTATATAGTTGTAGATAAATACGGCACATCCCACAGGAGAGATGCCAATAGCTTTATCTTCCATTCCCATTTCTTCGATTACCTCGGCAATCAGTTTGTGAACCACGCCATGACTGCATCCCGGGCAATAATGCATGGGA from the Bacteroides eggerthii genome contains:
- a CDS encoding thiamine pyrophosphate-dependent enzyme produces the protein MTKEDIIKPENLVAKKPTLMNDNPMHYCPGCSHGVVHKLIAEVIEEMGMEDKAIGISPVGCAVFIYNYIDIDWQEAAHGRAPALATAIKRLWPDRLVFSYQGDGDLACIGTAETIHALNRGENITIIFINNAIYGMTGGQMAPTTLVGMKTSTSPYGRDVHLHGYPLKIADIAAQLEGTAYVTRQSVETVPAIRKAKKAIRKAFENSMAGKGSNLVEIVSTCNSGWKMSPEKSNKWMQENMFPFYPLGDLKDKQ